In Maylandia zebra isolate NMK-2024a linkage group LG12, Mzebra_GT3a, whole genome shotgun sequence, a single genomic region encodes these proteins:
- the rab35b gene encoding ras-related protein Rab-35b isoform X1, translating into MARDYDYLFKLLIIGDSGVGKSSLLLRFADNTFSGSYITTIGVDFKIRTVEINGEKVKLQIWDTAGQERFRTITSTYYRGTHGVIVVYDVTSAESFVNVKRWLHEINQNCDDVCRILVGNKNDDPNSKVVETTDAQKFAEQMGISLFETSAKENINVEEMFNCITELVLKAKKEVLAKQQQQQQNDVVRLTRNSKRKKKCC; encoded by the exons ATGGCCAGGGACTACGATTACCTCTTCAAGCTGCTCATCATCGGTGACAGCG GAGTGGGGAAGAGCAGTCTCCTCCTGCGATTTGCAGACAACACATTTTCAG GTAGCTATATCACCACGATCGGTGTGGACTTCAAGATCCGGACAGTGGAGATCAATGGGGAGAAGGTGAAGCTACAGATCTGGGACACAGCAGGGCAGGAACGTTTTCGCACCATCACCTCAAC ATATTACAGGGGAACACATGGGGTCATAGTGGTATATGACGTCACGAGTGCGGAGTCCTTTGTCAATGTAAAACGATGGTTACATGAAATCAACCAGAACTGTGACGACGTGTGCCGAATATTAG tGGGAAACAAGAACGACGACCCAAACTCTAAGGTGGTCGAGACAACTGACGCGCAGAAGTTTGCAGAGCAGATGGGAATCAGCCTTTTCGAGACGAGTGCAAAAGAGAACATAAATGTTGAAGAG ATGTTCAACTGCATCACGGAGCTAGTGCTAAAAGCCAAGAAGGAAGTGCTagccaagcagcagcagcagcaacaaaacGACGTGGTCAGACTCACCCGGAACAGTAAACGAAAGAAAAAGTGCTGCTAA
- the rab35b gene encoding ras-related protein Rab-35b isoform X2, producing MARDYDYLFKLLIIGDSGVGKSSLLLRFADNTFSGSYITTIGVDFKIRTVEINGEKVKLQIWDTAGQERFRTITSTYYRGTHGVIVVYDVTSAESFVNVKRWLHEINQNCDDVCRILDVQLHHGASAKSQEGSASQAAAAATKRRGQTHPEQ from the exons ATGGCCAGGGACTACGATTACCTCTTCAAGCTGCTCATCATCGGTGACAGCG GAGTGGGGAAGAGCAGTCTCCTCCTGCGATTTGCAGACAACACATTTTCAG GTAGCTATATCACCACGATCGGTGTGGACTTCAAGATCCGGACAGTGGAGATCAATGGGGAGAAGGTGAAGCTACAGATCTGGGACACAGCAGGGCAGGAACGTTTTCGCACCATCACCTCAAC ATATTACAGGGGAACACATGGGGTCATAGTGGTATATGACGTCACGAGTGCGGAGTCCTTTGTCAATGTAAAACGATGGTTACATGAAATCAACCAGAACTGTGACGACGTGTGCCGAATATTAG ATGTTCAACTGCATCACGGAGCTAGTGCTAAAAGCCAAGAAGGAAGTGCTagccaagcagcagcagcagcaacaaaacGACGTGGTCAGACTCACCCGGAACAGTAA